One window of the Cotesia glomerata isolate CgM1 linkage group LG10, MPM_Cglom_v2.3, whole genome shotgun sequence genome contains the following:
- the LOC123273461 gene encoding serine-rich adhesin for platelets-like, translating into MMLVRLVLTTTLFLLVLGIRNSTSQLRDELVATTKDRQAVDKAHGGNNARIRRHVLRGIEEGKDEAQDHRQGRTAFNTESPTSKAKREQVFRNRLAVRRRQALTRSVSPKSQLNSTLKSSLNNSQDLLEVQETRHSVYVTAPSDSDLDDQPTLDEESEKEEEDHSTIGSLSRNSSPKNGSLTQSSQMRRKNTVVMPESLYNHFRPVESNIPIEDMTQFRYFGQKIRPENTTSNNSVEVTSTSASPMQRRRFFIKGFSTTATPSSKLEEMINEEMNIAVDKSTVERNKIPKTKNLLRGTNLYLRKSQRSDSLPANVTAKNGSTEGNSVQFDIASNDVTLRNLTLNDTKDEFLISKIEKPKSSSVRSKKTGVSQTGNNKEEKGLMIPSESSQVLGRISTWLSINADPMTPSMDRENVGTSSSSLRIVVTEIPTVSELTGNSSGLEPVNIIAENVVTLVPSTSTSTSTSSSSSILTTTLTPTTTAATVTDTFTSVTGIPNEEAPVALAQQMHPYAYTITNVTRLLGNYSGPGSNDNPSLTTLKEQVNSWFSPPLATSGMDLLHSTRTPGPVSVAPTAVEHSATTEQSTPLTAAALLVGETFNDTTLQQQVTAYSVHRNTSQASTAVPISTDNPAVVGSSNSNSNSNSNSNSTPNPTEPTRTFAEEKGHLKKVTDEEKTTVSSIVDKKVTNDKKLFRSTTPSAVSSEGKEADQNLPRSTTPESVERKSTLKLTTESGEKVLDKKEVNDRRLLRKSASAVLNQRITGEESVRDSKRRRSDIRSGIRSTKGRVDERVGSRSIDGKDEVIQPVDSSNNSYNIGSIMANSSMIGESGANSGSGLPIVGEGQKFEGVKLNLSEPVKGNGESDSGTGFGDLKLVSSTVKTPVFPVTPMILDDKDKGKSQDQDQDVDGKIEETAKAPDRPFGIAKDLDPSEIQKMYRSQTTLKPEGTTLPEANLVTSPQTPKMELKKNGERSPEVRGRNLSDKTKDKDDVLPIMHLYNTSDIFNGTMKDLENRENRTVEVKTVDGEENVSAKGRNRESASNSTKIQNSNPGSGSLGNKTRHKPVYFSGPEPNGYHQVNSSFYEPGIIPVTMRDPINMSEVITKRHDGDTLATQETVVIVSYILAGLVFFPIVVGVVLIFRRLIIKNRKVLEESDTSSEISCRKDALNLENGDFKTSIEKAITKLPRIQHLCHEAEKPPPPAKQESRWEFPRDKLRLQTVLGQGNFGQVWKAEADDLTGHKGTTRLVAVKTVKEGASAREKEDLVRELEIMQQLGNHPNVVTLLGCCTEEEPHYLILEYVMYGKLLAYLRDHRTRQDFYNFSEDSAALTSRDLTVFGYCVARGMEYLASKKIIHRDLAARNVLVDHNKLCKIADFGMSRFANEDGECIETRHGRNALPIRWMAPESLIYSLFTTKTDVWSFGILMWEIVTLGSTPYPDMAAREVMRNVQDGYRLERPSHCRSELFRVIARCWHADPDRRPEFQLLRRDLAQLLEDNMNGHYVDLESYASECTD; encoded by the exons ACGAGGCTCAGGACCACCGACAAGGAAGGACAGCTTTTAACACCGAGTCCCCAACCTCTAAGGCGAAACGCGAGCAGGTATTCCGAAACCGTTTGGCAGTCCGCCGTCGGCAGGCCTTGACCCGATCTGTTTCTCCGAAAAGCCAGCTGAATTCCACTTTGAAATCCTCTCTAAACAATTCCCAGGACTTGTTGGAGGTCCAGGAGACCAGACACAGCGTCTACGTGACTGCCCCTTCAGACTCAGACTTGGATGACCAGCCGACTCTTGATGAGGAGAgcgaaaaagaagaagaagatcaTAGCACAATTGGTTCATTATCTCGCAACTCATCGCCCAAAAACGGGTCTTTGACTCAGTCATCGCAAATGAGAAGAAAGAACACTGTAGTGATGCCCGAGTCACTGTACAATCATTTCCGGCCAGTAGAAAGCAACATTCCCATAGAAGACATGACGCAGTTTCGGTACTTTGGCCAGAAAATCCGCCCGGAAAACACCACTAGCAACAATTCCGTCGAAGTTACCAGCACTTCTGCTTCTCCTATGCAGAGGAGGAGATTTTTCATCAAAGGGTTCAGCACTACTGCGACTCCTTCATCGAAACTCGAGGAAATGATCAACGAAGAGATGAACATCGCAGTCGATAAGTCTACTGTGGAGAGAAACAAGATCCCCAAGACCAAAAACCTCCTCAGGGGCACTAATTTGTATCTTAGAAAGAGCCAAAGGTCAGATTCTTTGCCGGCGAATGTTACTGCCAAAAACGGAAGCACTGAAGGAAACTCTGTCCAGTTTGATATTGCTTCTAATGATGTTACACTGAGGAATTTGACCTTAAATGATACCAAAGATGAATTCttgatatcaaaaattgaaaagccCAAAAGTTCTTCCGTTCGTAGCAAAAAAACAGGAGTTTCGCAAACTGGAAATAACAAAGAAGAAAAAGGGCTGATGATACCTTCAGAGTCTTCTCAGGTTCTCGGTAGGATTTCGACATGGCTGTCCATAAACGCTGACCCAATGACACCCTCGATGGACAGAGAAAATGTAGGTACTTCTTCTAGCTCGTTGCGAATTGTTGTAACGGAGATACCGACAGTATCCGAACTAACGGGGAATTCGTCTGGTTTAGAGCCTGTAAATATCATTGCTGAGAACGTTGTTACTTTAGTGCCTTCAACATCAACATCAACATcaacatcatcatcatcatcaatatTAACTACAACATTAACACCGACTACAACAGCGGCCACAGTAACGGATACTTTTACTTCAGTAACAGGGATTCCTAATGAAGAAGCACCTGTTGCGCTAGCACAGCAGATGCACCCGTATGCCTACACGATCACAAATGTAACTCGGCTGCTAGGAAACTACTCCGGACCTGGGTCAAATGACAACCCGTCGTTGACAACGTTAAAAGAACAAGTAAATTCTTGGTTTTCTCCTCCTCTTGCTACCTCTGGCATGGATCTACTACACTCGACGCGCACGCCCGGCCCAGTCAGTGTTGCTCCGACTGCCGTTGAACACAGTGCTACAACTGAGCAGAGCACCCCGCTAACTGCTGCTGCGCTCTTGGTGGGAGAAACTTTTAACGATACTACTTTACAGCAACAAGTCACCGCGTATTCAGTTCACCGCAACACTTCTCAGGCATCCACTGCGGTTCCAATCTCGACTGATAATCCTGCTGTTGTTGGTTCTTCTAATTCTAATTCTAATTCCAATTCCAATTCCAATTCTACTCCCAATCCCACCGAACCAACCAGGACTTTTGCTGAAGAAAAAGGACACCTTAAAAAAGTGACTGATGAAGAAAAGACTACTGTAAGTTCAATTGTTGACAAAAAAGTGACCAATGACAAAAAACTGTTTAGGTCAACTACCCCCAGTGCAGTTAGTTCTGAAGGAAAGGAAGCTGACCAGAATCTGCCCAGATCAACGACTCCAGAAAGTGTCGAACGAAAGTCAACACTGAAGTTGACCACCGAAAGTGGGGAAAAGGTGCTAGATAAAAAGGAGGTTAATGACAGGAGGCTGTTGAGGAAGTCGGCCAGCGCAGTGCTCAATCAGAGGATCACTGGGGAGGAATCTGTTAGAGATTCTAAGAGGCGTCGAAGTGATATCAGAAGTGGAATCAGAAGCACCAAAGGACGTGTTGATGAAAGGGTCGGCTCGAGGTCTATTGACGGCAAAGATGAGGTGATTCAACCGGTTGATAGTTCtaataatagttataataTCGGCAGTATCATGGCGAATAGCAGCATGATAGGGGAATCTGGTGCGAATTCTGGGTCTGGTTTGCCTATAGTTGGTGAAGGCCAGAAGTTTGAAGGTGTGAAGTTGAACTTGAGCGAGCCGGTGAAGGGGAACGGGGAAAGTGATAGTGGGACTGGATTTGGTGATTTGAAATTGGTTAGCTCAACCGTGAAAACTCCGGTTTTTCCTGTTACTCCGATGATTTTAGACGATAAGGATAAGGGAAAGAGTCAGGATCAGGATCAGGATGTCGATGGAAAAATCGAAGAAACTGCGAAAGCTCCGGACAGACCGTTTGGAATTGCGAAGGATTTGGACCCTTCTGAAATTCAGAAGATGTACCGATCCCAGACGACCTTGAAGCCGGAAGGAACAACGCTTCCGGAGGCAAACCTGGTGACCTCTCCGCAAACTCCAAAAATggaattgaagaaaaatggaGAGAGGTCGCCGGAGGTCAGGGGAAGAAATCTCTCGGACAAGACCAAGGACAAGGATGATGTTCTGCCGATAATGCATTTGTACAATACGTCGGATATTTTTAATGGGACGATGAAGGACTTGGAAAATAGGGAGAACAGAACGGTGGAGGTGAAGACGGTAGATGGAGAAGAAAATGTGAGTGCGAAGGGTAGAAATAGGGAAAGCGCGTCGAATTCTACGAAGATACAGAATTCGAATCCGGGCTCTGGTTCTCTCGGGAACAAAACCAGGCACAAACCGGTGTACTTTTCTGGCCCGGAACCCAACGGGTATCATCAGGTGAATTCGAGTTTTTACGAACCCGGGATCATTCCGGTTACTATGCGCGACCCGATAAACATGAGTGAAGTAATCACCAAAAGGCACGACGGAGACACTTTAGCGACCCAGGAAACGGTCGTTATCGTGAGTTACATACTCGCGGGACTTGTTTTCTTCCCGATTGTTGTTGGGGTGGTGCTTATCTTCAGAAGACTGATAATAAAGAATCGCAAg GTGCTGGAGGAGTCTGACACATCATCAGAGATAAGCTGCAGGAAGGATGCACTGAATCTCGAGAATGGGGACTTCAAGACCTCGATCGAAAAGGCGATAACCAAATTGCCGAGGATACAGCATCTC TGCCACGAAGCAGAGAAACCGCCGCCTCCAGCGAAACAAGAGTCAAGATGGGAGTTTCCTCGTGACAAGCTGAGGCTCCAAACAGTCCTAGGACAGGGTAATTTCGGACAAGTATGGAAAGCAGAAGCTGATGACTTGACGGGTCATAAAGGAACGACCCGACTGGTTGCCGTAAAAACTGTCAAAGAAGGCGCTTCTGCAAGAGAAAAGGAAGATCTTGTCAGGGAATTAGAAATTATGCAGCAGTTGGGGAATCATCCGAACGTCGTTACATTATTAGGCTGTTGCACTGAAGAAG AACCGCACTACCTGATCCTGGAGTACGTGATGTATGGGAAGTTATTGGCCTACCTCAGAGATCACCGGACCAGACAGGATTTCTACAACTTCAGTGAAGATTCAGCAGCATTGACCTCCCGAGACCTTACTGTGTTTGGGTACTGCGTCGCTCGGGGCATGGAATACCTCGCGTCAAAAAAG ataaTTCACAGAGACTTGGCGGCGCGCAATGTCTTAGTAGATCACAATAAATTATGCAAAATAGCAGACTTTGGGATGTCGAGGTTCGCCAATGAAGATGGAGAGTGCATTGAGACGAGACATGGAAGAAATGCTTTGCCAATTAGATGGATGGCTCCAGAGTCCCTTATTTATTCGTTGTTTACGACTAAAACAGACGTCTGGAGTTTTGGAATTCTTATGTGGGAAATAGTAACTCTTG GTTCGACGCCGTATCCCGACATGGCGGCCAGAGAAGTAATGAGGAACGTACAAGATGGCTACCGACTGGAGCGCCCCTCGCACTGTCGCAGCGAACTATTCAGGGTGATCGCAAGGTGCTGGCACGCGGACCCAGATCGTCGTCCAGAGTTCCAGCTTCTGAGACGCGATTTGGCCCAACTTCTTGAAGACAATATGAACGGACACTATGTAGATCTTGAAAGTTACGCGTCTGAATGTACCGACTAG